TATTCAACATTAAATATATGAGGATGAAAAAATACTTAGCTTTGACGGTCTTGATTCTTGTTTTATTGATTCCAAGGGCGCAGTCGCAAAGCCAGGAAGTACAAGAATTGCTATTGGATGTCACGAAGTTGGAACAATTTAAGCAAATCTTAAAAGATATGAAATCGGGTTATACCTTGGTTATGCAGGGTTATACTACTGTTCGGGATATTTCTAAAGGGGATTTTAACCTGCATAAGGTCTTTTTAGATGGATTAATGGCGGTTAGCCCTACGGTAAGAAAATATTGAAAAGTAGCCGATATTATCAGTTGCCAACTCAGTATCCTTAAAGAATATAAAGCCGCCTGGAACCGCATTCGAGCGAATAATGCGTTTAATCCTGATCTCTTGGTATATATATCCGGGGTTTATAATAACCTGTTGGAGGAGAGCTTAAAAAATATAGGCGACTTGACAATGGTCGTAACTGCTAATCAATTGCGGATGTCAGATGAGGAGCGGCTCTCGGCAATCGATCATATTTATCTATCCATGCAGCATAAAATATCCTTTCTACGCAGATTTAATAACAGTACCTCCATATTGGCCTTGCAATATGCAAAGACCAAAAAGGATGCAGCAATAATGGGAGCGATTATCAAAAACTAAAGTTCTAAAAAATGGAAAATATAAAAAATAGGCCTATTAAAAAAACTATTAGCGCTTTTGCTTTTTTATTAATGGCCTGCACTTCTCCACAATTATTGTGGGCGCAGGATAGTGGCCTCGCCGGGGATATTCAAGGCCTGCATAGCGTATTAGATCAATTGTACCAGCAGATGATGCCGCTTTGTTCGCAATTGATTGGGGTGGGCAGTGCCATCGCCGGCTTTGCTGCTCTTTGGTATATTGCCGCACGTGTATGAAGGCATATTGCCAATGCAGAGCCTATCGATTTCTATCCCTTATTCCGGCCCTTCGTAATTGGCTTTGCCATCATGGTATTCCCGGCTGTCATCGCGCTGATTAACGGGGTAATGCAACCCACTGTTTCGGGGACAGCCGCGATGGTACATAATAGCGATGCAGCCGTTGCAGCTTTATTAAAAGCAAAGGAGAATGCAATCAAAGAAACTGATGCATGGCAGATGTATGTCGGTGCAACTGGCAGTGGTGATCAAGACCGATGGTATAAATACATGCATCCGGGCGAAGATGCGTCGAGTGTGGGATTCTTCGATGGCATCGGGAATGATATCAAGTTCGCGATGGCGAAGGCTTCTTATAATTTTCGTAATTCTGTAAAAGAATGGATGAGTGAAATATTACAAGTGCTTTTTGCTGCAGCAGCCTTATGTATCAATACGATCCGGACATTTAACCTGATTATCCTGGCGATTCTGGGTCCGCTTGTTTTTGGACTGAGTGTCTTTGATGGTTTCCAGGATACGCTTAAACACTGACTGGCAAGGTATATCAATGTTTTTCTTTGGCTGCCTGTCGCCAATATATTTGGTGCCATGATTGGCAAGATTCAGGAAAATATGTTACGCATCGATCTCTCACAAATACAAAGTGCTGGTGATACATTTTTTAGCCCGACAGATATGGGTTATCTCATCTTTATGATTATAGGTATCGTGGGCTACTTCACTGTTCCATCGGTAGCTGGACATATTATGCATGTAGGAGGTATAGATAGCCATTCCAGTAAGATGACCGCAATTGCCGGTGGTGCTGTAGGGGGTGCTGTTTCTGGCGTCCTGTCTAAAATGGGCAGCGGGGCCAGAAGTATATCCGGCTCAGCCGGCAGGCCGGGTAATGATTACAGCGCAAATGACGGTAGTAAAAATTCGGGTAATTATATGATGGATAAAATAAAAGGCGACTAGTTTGAATACGTAAATTATCAGGTAATAAAATGAGGGCTTAATAGGCATTAGAAAAAATCATTCAGCGGATGGTAGGTCGTTGCTCAATTTCAACATCTCAAACTTCAACTTCTCAAACCATTTTTATGTTTAAACAAATGAAAAATATTGATACTGCTTTTAGGTATATCAGATTAACCACAGCCTTAATGATTATTGGATGCATTGGACTTTGTGTGTTTGTACTCTACAAAAGCTATCAATTGGCGTCAATGTCTCAAAACAAGGTTTATGTATTAGCCAACGGTAAGGCCATTGAAGCTTTCTCTTCAAATAGAAAAGACAATATTGCTGTGGAAGCAAGAGATCATATCAAAACCTTTCATCAATATTTTTTTACCCTCTCTCCGGATGAGGCCGCCATCAAATCGACAATCTCTAAGGCATTATATCTGGCAGATGGTACGGCAAACACCATGTATAAAAACTTGCAGGAGCGTAATTACTACGCAGGTATTATTTCAGGGAATATTCATCAGACAATTGTTGTGGATAGCATTCAACTGGATCTAAAGAATTACCCTTATCATTTTGTATGTTATGCGACAGAAAAACTGACTAGGACTACTACCCTTTCCTATCGGAGATTAATAACAGAAGGGTTTCTAAGAAATGTTGAACGCAGCGATAATAATTCACATGGGTTTTTGATTGAACGCTGGGAGGTTAAAGAAAATAATGATTTGCAAACTGTAAACCGATAATGATGTTTAAAAAAATTAAAATACGACAAAATAGAAAGGTGGAAGAACTGCGTTTATTTGCTTCGCAAAGAACTGCTATCGAGAACAAATTAAAGCGACTCGCTCTTTGACTACAAACTAAAAGTATTAAGTTGTCTAGAAAAAAACAATGAATGTATTTGATCGGTTTCTGTCTTGTTTTTAGTGGCCTTAACTTATTGTTTTTCCGGATAAAAAACAAGGCTTTTAACCTCCAACAAATAACCATTCCGGCACATATACAAATAAAAGAAGATCCTTATTTTGGTCAGGATAAAAAGCGGGCACCCATACTCGATTATTATTTGGATAGCTTGTCTTCCACTGTTTCGGGTAAAAGAATATTAGATAGTCTAAATCTATTGCGGCCGGGCTTATTGGACAGCTTTAGAATTTTTAAAAACAACATAAACCACTTATTTTAAAATAATAATTATGCAACATCCACTTCAAATAACAAAACAAGAAATTTTAAATAGAAAAGGCAAATTCTATTTATTGCTTCCAATAATTGTTGTTCCATTTTTATCCTTGCTCCTTTGGTCAATAGGTATCATCAACAATACGACGACAACAGCAAACCAACCTGTCGCCGGCAAGGGGCTTAACTTGTCCTTACCTGAAGCAAAACCTACTGATGACAGTAACTGAACAAAACTACAGTTTTATACTGAAGCAACGAAGAGGGGTAAAGAGGCGGCTTTTCAATTAGGTGGTGAGATGAATATGGATTCAGACAATAGCGTCTCCATGTATAAGTCTAATCTTGCTAATCTTAGTCAAACCGGCACAGATAGCCATAATAAAGTATTGGCAGCCTATCAACAATTAGCGACGCTCAATAAGGTCTTAACTGAAAATAAACAAGCGCAAAAGGAAATGGATATTCCTAGACCACTTTACGAAAATGAATTGCCTTATCGAGGAACACCTTCAGTGGACACCGGAGCATTACAAAGATTGGAAAATTTAGGTAAAGTATCATCTGGGGCAGATGAGCCTGATTCCGAGATGCTTCAGTTAAATGCTATGTTGGATAAGGTATTGGATATACAACATCCCGAACGCTGGCAGAATAAATCAAGGAATATAAAAAATATAAATGATGCAGAAACTTTGCTAAGAGTCAAAAACTTTTCCGATGCTGCTTCCATCGGGACAATCGCTCCCACTTCACCTTTAAAAGATTCCTTAGCAAAAAGCTATTCGGATAACCCCGTTGGGTTTTATGGCTTATCTAATCCATCTCTGATGGATACAGGGATCAGCAATATGCAGGCGATTATTTATAGAGACCAGGAAGTTGTCAGTGGATCTACCGTACAATTAATGTTAACCTGTGATATAAGCATTAATAGAATCCATATTCCTAAAAACAGTTTTCTCTTTGGTCGGGCGTCTCTGCAAGGTGAAAGGTTGGAAGTAAATATTCCAAGTATTCGTTACAAAGATAAAATCTTACCTGTACGGCTATCGGTATATGATTTGGATGGCTTAAAAGGGATCTATATTCCGGGTGCCATTAACCGGGATGCCTCTAAGCAGGGCGCAGACCGTGCTATTCAAAGTATCGGCCTCAGCAGCCTAAACCCATCTGTTTCTGCTCAAGCTGCAGCTGCCGGTATAGAGACCGCTAAAAATTTTTTAAGCAAAAAAGTAAAATTGGTTCACGTATCATTAAAAGCCGGTTATCGGGTTTTGCTCTTTGATGAAAACAAAAAATAGTCTCTTATTATTAAATGATAATTGCCCATTGATAATTTTTATTCACCACAAAATAATAAAACGATGTACATTCTTTTTTCCATTAAAAGCAGGTTACAATCTATAGGTGTTATAGGTGTAATTTTGTTTGCTATTCTTTTATTTTCTTTTATAGGCTGTAACCGAGCAATCGCAAATAATACTGTCCAGATTTATCCGCAGAAGCCTACTATAAAAATTAGTGTATCTAACAACAAAACAACCAACCTAATTTTTCCTTTTGTCATCAAAACAGTTG
The Arachidicoccus soli DNA segment above includes these coding regions:
- the traK gene encoding conjugative transposon protein TraK produces the protein MKNIDTAFRYIRLTTALMIIGCIGLCVFVLYKSYQLASMSQNKVYVLANGKAIEAFSSNRKDNIAVEARDHIKTFHQYFFTLSPDEAAIKSTISKALYLADGTANTMYKNLQERNYYAGIISGNIHQTIVVDSIQLDLKNYPYHFVCYATEKLTRTTTLSYRRLITEGFLRNVERSDNNSHGFLIERWEVKENNDLQTVNR
- the traM gene encoding conjugative transposon protein TraM, whose product is MNMDSDNSVSMYKSNLANLSQTGTDSHNKVLAAYQQLATLNKVLTENKQAQKEMDIPRPLYENELPYRGTPSVDTGALQRLENLGKVSSGADEPDSEMLQLNAMLDKVLDIQHPERWQNKSRNIKNINDAETLLRVKNFSDAASIGTIAPTSPLKDSLAKSYSDNPVGFYGLSNPSLMDTGISNMQAIIYRDQEVVSGSTVQLMLTCDISINRIHIPKNSFLFGRASLQGERLEVNIPSIRYKDKILPVRLSVYDLDGLKGIYIPGAINRDASKQGADRAIQSIGLSSLNPSVSAQAAAAGIETAKNFLSKKVKLVHVSLKAGYRVLLFDENKK